In the genome of Shewanella denitrificans OS217, the window GCCGATTTCTGGATGCAAGTGCCAGGTTTCGATAAAGAGCTCTGTGCGCTAACTATTATCGCCATGGATAACCATGGTTATCAAAACCTGACTCAAATCATCAGCCAAGCTTATTTGCGCGGCCAGATCAATGGCAGGGTGGTGATAGATCAAGACTGGTTGGTGACTTACAATCAAGGGATTTTAGTCTTGTCTGGCGCCAAAGAGGGCGATGTGGGCAAGGCGTTGCTTAAGGGGAATCTTCCCCAAGTAGACTCCTTAATCCAGTTTTACCAGACGCATTTCGATGGCCGTTATTTTCTAGAGCTTATTCGCACAGGCCGCAGCGACGAAGAACGTTACTTGCATATGGCGGTTAATCTAGCCAAGGAACGTGATTTGCCTGTGGTGGCCACCAATCAGGTGGTGTTCCTTAAGGCTGATGATTTCGAGTCCCATGAAATCCGCGTTGCCATTAGTGATGGCTATACCTTAGCCGATCCTCGCCGGCCAAAAACCTACAGTGCCGAGCAATACCTTCGCAGCGAAGAGGAAATGTGTGCGCTGTTTAGCGACATTCCTTCGGCCTTAAGTAACTCAGTTGAAATCGCCAAGCGTTGTAATGTCACCATACGCTTGTATGAGTACTTCCTGCCTAATTTTCCCACAGGGGATTTATCCACTGAAGACTTTTTGGTGGTGGTGTCCGAAAAGGGCCTTGAGGAGCGGCTGGAATTTTTATTCCCAGATGAGCAAGTGCGCGCCCAAAGACGCGGCGAGTATGATGAGCGATTAGCCATTGAGCTCAAAGTGATTAACCAGATGGGATTCCCAGGTTACTTCCTTATCGTGATGGAGTTTATCCAATGGGGTAAAGACAACGGCATTCCAGTGGGCCCAGGTCGTGGTTCGGGTGCAGGCTCCTTGGTGGCTTATGCCCTTAAAATTACTGACCTTGACCCGTTAGAGTTTGACTTGCTGTTCGAGCGCTTCTTAAACCCTGAGCGTGTCTCCATGCCCGACTTTGACGTCGACTTCTGCATGGACAGGCGCGATGAAGTGATAGACCACGTGGCCGACTTGTATGGCCGCGAAGCTGTGTCGCAAATCATTACCTTCGGTACCATGGCCGCTAAAGCTGTGGTGCGGGATGTGGGTAGGGTGCTTGGGCACCCCTATGGTTTCGTCGATAGAATTTCAAAGCTTATCCCAGCAGAGCCTGGGATGACGTTAGCAAAAGCCTTTGAAGTAGAACCGGCTCTGCAAGAGTCCTATGATGGCGATGAAGATGTTAAAGAGCTCATCGACATGTGTCGCCGCCTTGAAGGCGTGACTCGTAACGCCGGTAAACATGCTGGGGGCGTGGTTATCGCGCCCACAAAGATAACCGACTTCTCGCCGCTGTATTGCGACGCCGAAGGCAATAACCCTGTGACCCAGTTCGATAAAAACGACGTTGAAACGGCGGGTCTAGTCAAATTCGACTTCTTGGGTCTTCGAACCTTAACCATCATCGACTGGGCGCTTGAGATGGTTAACAAGGTGCAATTGCAAAATGGCTTAGATCCCATTCGCATCGAAGCCATTCCTCTGGACGATCCTAAGTGCTTTAAATTATTGCAGCGTTACGAAACCACTGCGGTATTCCAGCTTGAATCCCGCGGCATGAAAGATTTGATCAAACGTCTGCAGCCGGATTGCTTCGAAGACATGATTGCTTTGGTGGCCCTGTTCCGCCCCGGCCCATTGCAGTCCGGCATGGTTGATAACTTTATCGAACGTAAGCACGGCCGTGAGGAAGTGTCTTACCCCGATGCCCAGTATCAGCACGAGTCATTACGTGAGCTCTTGTCACCCACCTACGGCATTATTCTCTATCAAGAGCAGGTGATGCAGATAGCTCAGGTGTTATCTGGCTATACCTTAGGTGGCGCCGACATGCTGCGCCGCGCCATGGGTAAGAAAAAACCCGAAGAAATGGCCAAGCAGCGCGGCACCTTTAAGGAAGGGGCGATAAACAACGGTATCGATGGCGAGCTATCGATGAAAATCTTCGACTTGGTGGAAAAATTCGCCGGTTACGGTTTCAACAAGTCTCACTCCGCCGCCTACGCTTTAGTGTCTTACCAAACCCTGTGGCTTAAGACGCATTTCCCCGCTCAGTTTATGGCGGCGGTGATGTCCGCGGATATGGATAACACAGATAAAATCGTCACCTTAGTGGATGAGTGTGAGCGCATGGGCTTGCCGCTTATTCCTCCGGATGTGAACAAGGGCTTATTTAAGTTTACTGTGGATGAGGCCTTTAATATTGTCTACGGAATTGGCGCCATTAAAGGCGTGGGTGAGGGGCCGGTGGAGTCCATTCTTGAGGCCAGAGTGAATGGACCTTTTACCGATTTATTCGATTTTTGTGCTCGAGTGGATTTGAAGAAACTCAATAAACGTATCATCGAAAAGCTCATTTGTGCTGGTGCGCTGGACAGCCTTGGGCCGCACCGCGCCTCCATGATGGCAACCTTACCACAGGCCATCAGCGCCGCGGCGCAGCACGCCAAAGCCGAGGCCATAGGTCAGCACGATATGTTTGGCTTGCTGAACAGTGAGCCCGAAGATAACAAACAACAGTTTGTGGAATGTATGCCTTGGCCGGATAAAATCTGGCTCGAAGGTGAGCGTGATACTTTAGGCTTGTACCTGACAGGTCACCCCATCAACCAGTATTTGAAAGAGCTTAAGCAATACACCTCGGGTCGATTAAAGGACGTACACCCCACCGAGCGCGGTAAAACCGCCAAAGCAGCGGGGCTTGTGGTGGCAACCCGAGTGATGCTCACCAAGCGCGGCGCCAAGATGGGGCTGGTGACTTTAGATGATAAGAGCGCGCGGCTTGAGGTGATGTTATTTACCGAAGCCTTTGAGAAGTTTAATCATCTGCTGGAAAAAGATCGCATCTTAATCTGCGAAGGCGAGGTCAGCTATGATGATTTTGCCGGCGGCAATCGCATGACGGCGCGCAATATCATCGACATAGGTGAGGCAAGGAGTCATTTTGCCCGCGCCGTTGAGCTTAGGTTAGCGGCAGAGCGAGTACCAGATGAAGCTTGGCTTGAGCAATTTAAAGCGACCCTTGAGCCTTGGAAAGGGGGCGCTGTGCCTGTGGTGATTGATTATATGCAAGAAGGCACACGGGCAAGTTTCACCTTAGGGGCAGCATGGCAGGTGAATCCCAGTGATGAGCTTATGTTAGCTCTGGAGTCCTTGTTAGGCTCTGAAAATGTTAAACTTAAATTTGATTAGTGAAGCCGAGCTAGGGATTACATTTAGTGCCACCGAGTGAACATTTCTGTTAGGGTTAACCTACTTAAGTACTAGCCTAACACTGAGGTGGGCTTAGATGAATAACACAGACATTTGCGCCAACATAGCGCGCCTTGCACTGCCATTACTGACGCACTGTGCTTCTAAACCAGCAGCTAAACTAGTGCTGGCTTACAGCGGCGGCGTTGACTCAGAAGTGCTCGCCGCAGGCTTAAGCTTATTCAGTCAATTTCATCCCGAGATAGATTGCCGCTTATTGCATGTACATCATGGTCTCAGTGCCCACGCCGATAGCTGGACTGAACACTGCCGTAAGCGCGCTGCCTTTTATGGCTTGCCACTCATAGTCGAGAAAGTCTCAGTGCAAAAAGGCAAGCGTGAAAGCTTAGAAGCCAAGGCCAGAGCCGCCCGCTATCATGCCATCGCTCAGCATTTACATCAGAATGATATTTTGCTCACCGCACACCATGAAGACGATCAGCTCGAGACCTTGTTACTGGCGCTAAAGCGAGGCCAAGGCCCTAAAGGATTAGCCGCCATGGGGGAGTGTCAGCGAAAGGACCATTATTGGCTACTACGGCCCTTGCTCAGTGTTTCACGGCAGCAGATAGAAGCCTTAGCGGCATCAGAAGCCCTAGTTCATATCGAAGATGACAGTAATCAAGATGACAGTTTTGATAGAAACTTCCTTCGCCTCGAAATCATCCCCGCCCTTAAGCGCCGCTGGCCAAGCTATGCCCAAACGGCCAGTCGCAGTGCTAGGTTATGCGCCGAGCAGCAGGCGGCCATAGAAGAAGAGGCTGCGTCGAGATTGCAGCCCTACTTGGATGAAACCACGCCATTGGAGGGGACAGGGTTTAGCCTCGCGGATTTTTCATCTGAGAGTCTCATTTGGCAAAAACTGCTATTTCGAAGCTACCTCAGCAGCTTAGGTTTAGCCGCGCCTTCTTCATCACAGCTAGATCAAATTATTCAGCAGCAGTTATTAGCCAAAGAAGATGCCAAGCTCAGTGTAGATTGCGAGCAATACCAAGTGAAACGCTTCGCGGGTAAAGCTTTTGCGGTCGCCAGAGCCACAGCCTCCACTGACGCAGAGAAAGCTTGCTTATTGCAGCAATTATTGGCTGTGATTAATGGGGATAAAACTTGCGTTAATATTCCTAAATCCTTTTTTTTTAGCCAGAATAAGACTCAAGTCGCACCCAAATGGACATTGAGCATCAGTGCCACCGGTATACGTTTAGCCTTACCCCGTGATTTAGCTTCGGTGAGTATTAAATATGGCGCGCCAAGCAGTGTTAAATGTCAGCCACATTTTCGCCCTAAGGGCCGCGAGCTTAAAAAGTTGTGGCAAGAGTTACAGATCCCACCTTGGCGCCGCGCCCAAGTGCCCTTGATCTATTATGGTGAGCATCTTGTTGCGGCAGTGGGGTTTTGGGTAGACAAAGCCTATTTGGCCAAAGGCGACGACTTAGGGGTACAGGTGGCGCTAGAAGCACTCAGATAAGTGGCTAATCATCACTCAATGAGAGCAAAAGTATTGCCTAAAAGACCGCTGTTGATCGTCTATTGAGCAGTTGGGCATTTTTATGTGATTAATATGCGATTAGCCCTTTACATAGTGAGGTGAGATAGCTATTATCTCGCTCGTTCGGAGGGATGGCAGAGTGGTCGAATGCACCGGTCTTGAAAACCGGCAAGGGTTTATAGCCCTTCTAGGGTTCAAATCCCTATCCCTCCGCCACATTCAACAAAAAAGCCTTATCAGAAATGATAAGGCTTTTTTGTTGGGCGAAGGAAAGGGATTTGAACCCAAGGGTTCCTTTTTATTAGTGTAATGGTCAAGTTTTTCTGGAGAGATTTTAAGCCGCTTTTTTTAACTCATTATATTTTTGATGTGGCGTCTTATAATCTATTGCCGAATGTCTGCGTTTGTAATTGTAGAACTGAATATATTGCTCAACCACGCTCACTACTGCGCTGTGATTTATAAATGCTAAATGGTTTAATCTTTCAGTCTTTAAACTCCTAAAAAATCGTTCCATCACCGCATTATCCCAGCAATTGCCTCTACGACTCATGCTTTGCTCGATACCTAAGTGTTTTAGCCGCTCTCTAAACACTTTGGCTGAGTACTGACAGCCCTGGTCGGAGTGAAACATCAATGCCTGTGTATTGGGCCTCTTACGTTGTATCGCGTTATTTAAGGCCGCTGTCGCTAATGCTGCATTGGGTTGACTTGATAAAGCATATCCAACGATCTCTTTGGTTCCTAAATCAAGCACACAGGCTAAATAACTCCAGCCTTGATGTGATTTTATATAGGTAATATCACCAACCCAGTGAGTATTATAAGTCGTAGGATTAAACTGTCGTCTAAGCAAATTAGGGGCGTAAACTTGCTCCTCACCTTGGTTAGGATAGTAATGCTTTTTCTTTGGCCTAATCGCCCTTAGCCCCAAGTTTTTCATGACCGTAGAAATAGCGTAAACACCTACTCTACAATCTAAATCAAGTAGTTCAGCCTGTATTCTTCGTTTGCCATAAGTAGAGTAAGAATCAGTGAAAACTTCCTCAACCAACTGCATAACTGACTGTTTCTTAATACTTAACGGTATTGGTTTATAATAAAAACTACTGCAATTTATTTCGAAGGCGCGACATAACTCATTCACTTTAAACTCGGGGTTTGCTTTCTTTACTTCGCACATCATTTTAAGTTTTGATTGTCTCGAATGAAGAAAGCTGCAGCCTTTTTTAAGATATCATTATCCCTCATGGCTTGTTTTAGTTGGGCTTCTAGAAGCTGTATTCTTCGTTGGTCTTCAGTTAATGCTTTGGCATTTTCTGGGGTTTTACCGGCTAATTCAGCTTGATACTGTACTTTCCATCTAGACACCGCAGATTTACCGGCACCTGACATATCTTCAATTTGCTTGTTCGTGTAACCCTGTTCGACCATCAGCTTGGCATATTCTAATTTTTGAAGAGGGCTGATATGGACTGCGCTTTTTCTAGTCATGTTTAATACCGATAAGATTTTGTGTATTTTAAGCTGAAAATCACTCCAGTTTCATTAGACCATTACATAGAGAAAGCTATCCCTCCGAAAGATCACAAGCAAACATAAACAGAAAATCTTGTTTTTGGCGAAGGAAAGGGATTTGAACCCAAGGGTTCCTCTTACTTTTTGTCATCAAGTGCAAGCTAAGCTATCCCTCCGATACATCAAAAGCAAAAGCTGACAGCAATGATAAGGCTTTTTTGTTTTGGCCCTACTAGCTGAAAAGAGTGGGAGCAGGGATTTAAACCTAGGGTTCCTTTTTCTCCTTGTTAAAAAGTGCAAGCTTAGCTTTCCCTCAGAAAAATAAATCAATAATTCACAGTTGAAAAATAAAAAGATACTTCTTTTCTTTTTGTTCAGGTGATAAATTATTGGTTAGGCAGCTATGTGGAGGAAAACAAGGCTTCAGTTGATTATATTATCCTCACTTACATATGTGCTATAGAATGGTTCGATGAAAAGGAATTTCAATCAAAAGCTCATCATGACTCAATATAAATTGTTTAAAAATCGCTCTACAGCCCAAAGTTATCATAAAAATTAGCTATAGCATCATGATGCAGATAAATTAATCTGGACTGGACTTCAGCCAAGTCAAACAATCAATGTATGTCTTGCAAGCTGCGCGACGCATAAAGACTGAAACTTTATATTGCACAGAACTAAGATCTGGTTTTCAGGGCTAGAGTTTTGATAAAATAAAAAATTAAGGAAAAAAGACCTATGAATCCAATTATTAAAGCGCAGCTAGATACGTTTAAAGAAAAGAACCCAAATTCAACTTTTACCGAATCAGACTTCTTTGAGGTTATGTCAATTTTTTCGTTGGAAAATGGAATTCTTGGAGAAAACATCGACCCCTTTAGAGCTCATTTAAAAGGGAATGAATTTGGTATAGATGGTGTTGCCATTTCTATTCAGGGAACACTTTGTACTGATGCTGATGAGGCGGAAGATATCCTATCTATAGGAAAAAATCATACCTCAGATTTTCGTTTTTATCAGTCGAAAACGTCAGACAGTCTGGATTACGGTAATATTTCAAAATTTTTAGATGCGGTACATGATTTTTTTACTAATAAAAGATTAGTAAAAGGTACGCAATTAGAAAGTCTGGTTGAAGTAAAAGATAAAATATACGAGAAGGCCGCTAAAACTAGTCCTTCATTGAGATGTTACTACTGTACGACAGGATCTGGTCAAGTTTCAGATGTGATACAACAATTGATAGCAACAAACAAAACTCGATTAGTTGAGTTAAATATATTTGATCAAATACACATCGAATGTGTAGGTGCTAAAATAATTCAAAATGGTTTTAGATCTGCGACCAATTCATCATCTGCAAAATTAAACTTTCAAAAAGCAATAACTATGCCTGCTCACGAGAAAGTTGACGAAGCATATATAGGGTATGTACCAGCGTCTGAAATTTTAGCAATATCTCTTGGTGAGGCTGATGCTGAAGGGATTCGACACATAAATAGAGCATTATTCTACGATAATGTTAGAGACTTTAATCCAGAGTCAGAAATAAATAAATCAATTATCTCTGAATTAGAGTCAGGTGATAACGCTTCATTTGTTTTCAAAAATAACGGTATAACTGTAGTCTCTAAAAGTATAGATAGAAAAGGTGATATTTTTACGATTGAAGATCCCGAATTCAACTCCGAAGTGCGACACTTACCAAATTAAGCGGCTAATTGTTTAAACACAACAGCTGGCTGCTTAAACTTCAAACATTTCTTAGGTCTGTAATTAATCCTGTTCTGGGCAAATAAGATGATGGCGTCGCTTACTGTCCTTAAGTCAGTCCCTTTTTTTACATACTGCCTTAATAAACCGTTGGCATTTTCATTGGCGCCACGTTCCCAAGAACTATACGGATGAGCAAAGTAAAACGAGGTATCTAGCGCGTTGGCTATGACTTCATGATGAGCGAATTCACGACCATTATCGGCAGTTATAGTGTGCACATATTGCTTATAGGGCATCAATAATTCGATAGTCGCTTTAGTCACATCTTCAGCAGATTTTGAGGCCACTTTCTTTATTAAATAAAAACGGGTCTTTCGCTCTAAAATTGTCACGATTGAACCTGTCCCATGCTTGCCTAATACGGTATCGATTTCCCAATCACCAAAACGCTCACGGGTATCAACGATGGCAGGTCTAGAGTCGATAGAGGTACCATTTTTAATCGCTGGCGCTTTCTCTTTTTTACCTCTGCGATAGCGCTTATGACCCTGCCGTAGGTGGCGATATAGCTTGCCGCCTTGACGTTTATTTCTTGCCACAAAGCGGTAAATCCATTCATGACTAACCGCTTGGTTCATGCCCGATAACACCCGTGAAATCTGCTCTGGGCTCCAATCATGTTGCAGTAGGAAGCGGACGACGTTTATTCTTGTATCGGGGATCGTATATTTGGCTGAATGACGCCGCATCTTACACGCACTGGCTTGAGCGCTGTCAGGACAATAACCCTGCAGGGCATGACAACGTTTTAGTTCTCGATAGACAGTCGCACGATGACAATTGATAGCTTTTGCAATCAAAGTTATCGAAATACCCTGGTCTAAAAGGACTGAAATCTGATATCTTCTTCCCTCAGTCAACTGCTGATAACTCATAGTGATACTCTTTTTTCTTTGGCGAGATAAAGCCTACCACTTTCAGCAGTTGGCTTCTTCTACGCCTCAATTAAGAGTGTCGCAGTTATTATCTGAATTCGGGATTATCAAATTGTAAATGGGTGCCAAACCACCAATATCTTGGCTCATATTAGAGAAAAAGCTGAAAGTATTTCAGTTCCATTGCGATTAATCGGTTGTAGCGATGTTGATTTCGTGTCTAGTGTCATCATTGGCACTAATCGGCAAAATGAAGTTAAAGAAGATCAGTTTTGGGCGATGCGTCCATTTATGAAGGACTTAGAAGAATATTGTGCCTCCCAAAGCAGTGATAACAAGATATTTATTGAAAGACGAGATAATCAGTATCGAGACATTTCAATTGAACGTACACGAATTTTTAAACCTTCGGATTTGATGAAGGTTGCTGCAGCAATGTTCTTTTATCAACCGCATCGTGCAGCACGCGACCATAGAGGGATTAGAAGTGAGTTTTCTAACCGAATTTTTTCGGATGGTCATAATGTCGAGCTTTATCATATCGCAGCTTTAGCACTGTATAAGTTTGACTTCCTAGTTCGTACGTCAAAGGTTGATAGGTCGCGAGTTATTTTCAGGTTTTATGCTTTATATGCTTTATTTAGAAAACATTGGAAAACGCCAAACATATTGGATGCATCGCCAAAATCGCAGAAAAATGTCAGAAACGAAGTAATTGCTGTTTTAAATGATAATGATAAATTTTCAGCTCAAATTGAAGAGGTTGCTGGATATCTCGAACAAATAATATCTGAAGCAGATATTACCACTCGTGAAAAAATTCGAGATTACATCAGAACTGAAAGTGTAGTCGTTGAATTTAGTCGCAGATTATTTTCCTAAAAAGGAGGGTTGGTAGCTTAATGTCATCAATCGTATTCAGTCAATGTCGTGTATAGAAAATAGATGTGATCTGGCTGTTTATCATGCCTGAAAAATATTTATATGTTTGATTATATTGTGGACGGAAAGGGATCTGGGATTTGAATCCAAGGTGTCCTTTCATGAGAGGCTAAGTTATTCATCCTTTTCTTTCAACAGTGATCAGGAAAAATGCTTGATGCTGGTTTGCCTAGTTGTCTTTATCAACACGTTTTGAGGATGGTCGTAAACGAAATACGCCTATAAGCATAGGTGTAAGATGTTAGTTAGACAAATATGACTATAATGTATTGGTTGAAACTCAATCAAAATGATAAAGGTGAATCTTATGGAAAAGGAAATCGCAATAATCACATTACATGGAATGGGCGACTATAAACCCAATTATTTTGAGGCGCTAAAAAATCAGCTCGAAAAAAAGCTAGGTACTAAGTGGGATAAAATTGCTTTTGAGCCTGTTCAATATCAACCCATCCTACAACAAAACCAAATCAAGATTTGGCAAAGAATGAATTCTTACCCGCTAGATGGCTCAATATTGAGACGCTTTTTACTATTTGGTTTCTCTGATGCGGGTTCATTGGAATATAGTGCTAGATCTAAAGTAAGTGTGCAATATATAGAAGTTCAAAAAGAAATTATGCAGGCTTTGGATAAATTATATGTTGAACTTGGGAATAACGATAAACCTGTAATAATTATTGCGCAATCATTAGGGTGTCAGGTAATTTCAAATTACATTTGGGATGCAAAACATGACTCAGGAATATTTAATGGACTTGAACCTGATGCATCTGCTCAATTAAAAAGCTTTAGACGTCTTAATAGTTGTGTTCATTTATTAACTACGGGGTGTAACATTCCAATGTTTGTTGCTGGCCTCAATCCTATTGAGGCCATTCAGAAACCAAATAATGAGTTCACATGGTTTAACTACTACGATAGAGACGATGTTCTGGGCTGGCCGCTGTCTCCACTAAGTGACTCATACGGTGCTCTAGTAAAGGATCATGAAATTAATGCCGGCGGTATTTTTTCTAGCTGGAATCCGTGGAGCCATGGACAATATTGGACAGATAAAGATGTCCTCAATTCGCTAATTGACAGAATACGGAGGTATATTTAATAGCTAATCACTATCCAGAACAGGAGGGGATTTGTGGTATTTAGAGACTTTCGCTCTATTTACATTAGTGCCACTAGCAAGTGTAAATAGTTCTCAAGAGTTATTTCAACTTGTAATAGGGCTTGAAAATATTGTCTCATAGTCGGGGGCTAGAGGTATCTAGCCTCTCTAGCCTCTCTAGCCCCTACCGCTGCATGCGGCTCAGCACAGCGCGGTTCATTTAGGATCTCTAACTTGTTTTCTGATTGGCTTCTTAGTTTCGAGAATGAATTGCAAACTATCCATCATTTCTTAATGAATACAACGCAGCATAACTCACTTTTCATTCGAGCTTGCCATTCGCTAACAGTTAACCTTTAATAACATAATGTTATTAAATAGTGATCTTCCTACAAAGGACTTTCACTCAACATGGCCATGCTGAGCGTATACAAGCAAAGGTTGTATAGCACTCAGGAGCAAGAACTGACTACGTTTTGAACGTACATTTGCTGTAGTTAATTGATAATCAGGGAGAATAAAATGCGAAGGATAACCGAATGCCTTTTTTTAACATTACTATTTCTTAGCCCAATTAATGCTGCGCAAGCTGAGATTGAAGATAAATTTCTACGAAGTATCTTCGGGTATTTAGCCGAAGCTCGAGATATGAACCTCGTAGCATATAGTGGCGAAAAAGTTGCAGAAATAGGCAGAATGTATTATTTAGAGGATCCAGATTCTATTAAAAGACTCGCACTTTGGACAAAAAGGGGGAAAGGTCTAAAGCTATTCGAGTACCAAACAGGTTTCGATATGAGCCAGGAAATCGATATTCAGCAAGAAGAAAGCTATCAAATCCAATCGAAGTATTCTGATTATCTAGCTGGAGCTCTTAAAGCTGAATTAAAAGAAAAAGGAATCAAAGCAAGTGTATTTAAGAAAGCTGTTCGAGATGCCCAAATCAAGTTTAAAGTATTCAGAAAAGTAGTCCCTGGAAAGGTAGTATCCGACTTGGTAAATAAGGATAAACAAAAAATCATTCGTGAATATATAGAGTTTGGCCTTGGTGAAGGCTTGGTCATTCCCTTTCAGCAACTAATTATTGCTGACTTTTCATACAATGAAGCAAGCTCTTTTGAGCTCGGCGCACTGCTCGGGGTCGAACTACTTGAGTCATTGAAAGCGGAGCTTTCAGCTAATGTTGTCACCAGCCAAAAAACAAAAACAGAACTTCCAGCTTCAGCAACTATCGCTTTCAAGCCTTACCCTGTTTATTTCAAAGATACGGACATTTTTGTAATCTGGCCTTAGTTAAGTTAGAACATCTAACCATACATTAAGAATAGGCCACATGCGGCGTCCTATCCTTAGCGTACTATTTTTACGTCAGTAGCATGAGCCCATAAGAAGTTGTATCTTTTTTCCTATTTATTAAGTATCAGACAGGGTTGAGGTTAATGCTACAAGCCGAAGGCGTATTGTGCTAAAAGGGGGTTAATGCTATGTTGCTCAGTGAGTTAGAGCCTAATTTAGGCGCAAATTAGTCATATCACCTTTATCGAGTATTTCATGAAACTCCAAGATATATTGTTAGCCATATTGGTTGTTATGATTTGGGGCATTAACTTCTCTTTTATTAAAATAGGCTTAGAGGAGTTACCCCCAATACTATTTTCAGCGTTACGTTTTGCCATTGTGGCCATTCCTGCGGTTTTCTTTATCCCATTCCCTAAAACATCGGTGTGGAATGTGATCGGAGTGGGGCTGTTTTTAGGAGTGTTCAAATTCGGGCTGCTGTTTGTCGCCATGAAGTCAGATGCATCGGCGGGTTTATCATCACTTATCCTGCAAGCCCAAGTATTTTTCACCATAGGCTTGAGCGTATTCTTTTTCAAAGAAATGCTAACAAAAACACAAATACTCGGGGTCTGTATTGCGGCAATAGGCTTTAGTTTCTTCATCTTTAATGCGGGGGGAAACATTACTGCTGTCGGTTTGATGCTTATTTTGTTAGCGGCTTTTTTCTGGGCAATATCAAACTTAATCATGAAGCGGGTCACTCAAGTGAACCTGTTACATTTTATGGTCTGGGTGCCCCTATACCCCTGCTGATGTTATC includes:
- a CDS encoding AIPR family protein, which codes for MRDYQIVNGCQTTNILAHIREKAESISVPLRLIGCSDVDFVSSVIIGTNRQNEVKEDQFWAMRPFMKDLEEYCASQSSDNKIFIERRDNQYRDISIERTRIFKPSDLMKVAAAMFFYQPHRAARDHRGIRSEFSNRIFSDGHNVELYHIAALALYKFDFLVRTSKVDRSRVIFRFYALYALFRKHWKTPNILDASPKSQKNVRNEVIAVLNDNDKFSAQIEEVAGYLEQIISEADITTREKIRDYIRTESVVVEFSRRLFS
- a CDS encoding EamA family transporter, whose translation is MKLQDILLAILVVMIWGINFSFIKIGLEELPPILFSALRFAIVAIPAVFFIPFPKTSVWNVIGVGLFLGVFKFGLLFVAMKSDASAGLSSLILQAQVFFTIGLSVFFFKEMLTKTQILGVCIAAIGFSFFIFNAGGNITAVGLMLILLAAFFWAISNLIMKRVTQVNLLHFMVWVPLYPC